ATTTCTCTGAACGTGCTAGTCGCAGCCTGTTTCGCAACGAACATGGAAACAAGTACGACTATGATAATTCCAAATACGGCACCGGCTATATATATCAGCCATTTGATAAGGGGAGACGAGCCGGCGCCGGCATCCGCCGCGGGTAAACCGCCTTCTTCCTCGTCTATTTCGGGATCACCCATGGGTATTCTCCTTTTCCTCTTCTACAGTCCACTATCAGTGGAAGATTCCGAACCGGGGACTCTGCTCTTAGGCAGGCCGAAATTCGATTCGTATTCACTACGTTTGGTGGATTTTTCCGTTAAGATTACAATGTCTATTCTTCTATTGAATGCCTTTGCTTCGGGCGTTCCTTGATTCTCTACGACCAAAGGTCTATAAGATCCAAAGCTCACTGCTTGGAACCAACTTGGATCCAATTTACCTACTCCCACTATATAATCGGTGGAGTTGATCGCTCGGGCTCCTGCAAGATCCCAGTTATTCAAATACGTTCTTTCTTCCCGATTCGGATTGGCTCCGGGCAAGACAGCATCCGCGTCGCAGTGACCTTCTACCCTCACGAATCTTTCGAGTCCTTTGATGAGTCCGCTGGCCTTTTTCAATGTTCCCTTGATCGGTTCCTGCAAGATCGCGGACCCTGGATTAAAATAATCGGCACCGACAAGACTGATCACAAGACCTCTTTCGTCCTCGGTGACTCTTACTTTTCCTGCTTCGATCTCAGGCTTGAATAATTCAGTAGCAGTTTTCTTGGACTTAGAGAGAGCCTTCCCAGTAGTCATGGAAGGAAGACTTTCTATATTCATTCCCATCTCTTCTAACTTTCCTTTAGAAAGAGTTTGGCCTCCATCAAAGAAACCTGTGGTAGTCTTGAACGCGGAGAGAATGATCTGCATCTCGATCGCATTCGTCTTACCAGTACGATATAACATGATGAAGAAGCAAAGAAGAAGGGTCACCATGTCCCCGTACGTAAGCATGTACTCGGGAATATTCTGGATACATTCTGGACATTTTTGTTGAGCCATGACCTTCTACCAAAACCTCAATTAATCGTTCTCGTCCTTGAGCACTCCGCGTTCTCCCGGAGGAAGATAACTTGCGAGCTTATCCTTAACAATACGAGGGTTATCTCCTGACTGAATGGAAAGAGTTCCTTCGATCATGATCTGTCTTACTAATAGTTCGTCTTCGGATTTACGCATGAGCTTCTTCATGATCGGGATCGCGACCATGTTCGCACCCATGGATCCGTACAGTGTGGTAATCAACGCAGCCGCCATCCCTGTTCCGATCGCACTCGCGTCTCCGGATCCAAGGTTCTTCAACATCTGCACGAGACCGATCAGAGTCCCGATCATCCCGAATGCGGGAGCGAGAGCTCCCCAGTTTTCCCACCATGCTTTTCCTGCACTGTGGCGAGAGGAAATATTACTCATCTCCGTTTCCATGATGTTTCGAACAAGCTCAGGATCTGTTCCGTCCACCACGAGAGTAATTCC
Above is a window of Leptospira semungkisensis DNA encoding:
- the motB gene encoding flagellar motor protein MotB; translation: MAQQKCPECIQNIPEYMLTYGDMVTLLLCFFIMLYRTGKTNAIEMQIILSAFKTTTGFFDGGQTLSKGKLEEMGMNIESLPSMTTGKALSKSKKTATELFKPEIEAGKVRVTEDERGLVISLVGADYFNPGSAILQEPIKGTLKKASGLIKGLERFVRVEGHCDADAVLPGANPNREERTYLNNWDLAGARAINSTDYIVGVGKLDPSWFQAVSFGSYRPLVVENQGTPEAKAFNRRIDIVILTEKSTKRSEYESNFGLPKSRVPGSESSTDSGL
- a CDS encoding motility protein A, with protein sequence MDIATIIGFGSAVTVFIFGILSAGLNPLDIVDIPSILITFGGATACTVMAVPWQNTLDLGKVTRKAFREEKSDLIGLIKTLVSFSEKARREGLLALEDDVNELPEEFLRKGITLVVDGTDPELVRNIMETEMSNISSRHSAGKAWWENWGALAPAFGMIGTLIGLVQMLKNLGSGDASAIGTGMAAALITTLYGSMGANMVAIPIMKKLMRKSEDELLVRQIMIEGTLSIQSGDNPRIVKDKLASYLPPGERGVLKDEND